Within Runella rosea, the genomic segment TCAAAACAAAAACTTTATGTGCTACGCCATTCCTGACGAGGTGGACTATACGCACGTAAATTGTCCCGTAGCCGAGCGCGCGTGCAGCGACGAAGCCGTTTGGATCTTGCAACACGCGATGTTGGGAACCAAGGAAGATATGGAGTCCTTTGCGGCTGCGATTCTTAAAGTACAAAGTGAAGTTTAAAAGTGAAGGTCACAAAGTTGCACAGAGTGCCACCACAGAGTTCCACAAAGAAACTCGGTGTAACTCTGTGTATAACTTTGTGAAACTCTGTGACCATTTTATTGAAAAGCAATGCAAAAAATAATCTTAAAATTCAATTTCATTGTAGTAACGGTACTTGCTCTCACAAGTTGTGGCTCCAAAATCACCATCGAAGACCGCGCTTTGCGCGACAGTTGGATGATTGCTTCTTCCAAAGAAGTGGCCGGTGATGCCAAAGCCCTTTCGGAGAAAATCAACGCTTCCGACAAATGGTACAAAGCCACGCTTCCGACCACCGTCTTGGGTGCCTTGGTAGACGCGGGCGAGTACAAGGATGTGTTTGTGGGCAAGAACCTGGAAAAAGTACCGCGGGCCCGTTTTGAAAACAATTGGTGGTTCAGAAATACCTTCACGGTCGATGACTTTGACGCCCAAAAAGAACAATTGCGATTGTTGGTGGAAGGTATCAACTACCGCGCCAATTTTTGGGTAAATGGAAAGCAAATCGCCACGCAGGATACCTTGTTCGGGGCGTTTCGGCAGTTTGATTTAGACATTACGCAAGCAGCCCAAAAGGGAGAAAATACGCTTTTGGTGGAGATTTTTCCGCCCAAAGTCCGTGATTTTTACATGGGCTACGTCGATTGGGCACCCACGCCTCCCGATCATTTTATGGGCATTTACCGTGACATTCGCCTCAAACGTTCGGGCAAAGTGTCGCTCAACGCGCCGTTTGTGGCTCCCGATGTCGATACCAAGGATTTGAGCAAAGCGAGCTTGACCGTCAGTACCGAGGTCGTTAACCACGGCAGCGAAGCCAAAACGGTGGAGGTTTCGGGAAAAATAGAAGACATTGCCTTTAAGAAAACGGTCAAATTGGCCCCCAATGAGCGGCAGGAAGTGAAGTTTACGCCGCAGGAATTTGCCCAATTGAACCTCAAAAACCCACGTCTTTGGTGGCCGAACGGCTTGGGAGAACCCGCGCTTTATACACTTGAATTGGAAGTCAACGACCAAGGAACGGTACAGGACAATCAAACCACGAAATTTGGTGTACGAAAAATCGAAACGGCACTCAACGACAAAGGCGTACGCGGTTACAAAGTCAACGGTCGCGATGTATTGATCAAAAGTGCCGGTTGGGTAGATGATCTGTTTTTGCGGTATATGCCCGAAAAAGACGCGGCGCAATTGCGTTATGTCAAAGAAATGAACCTCAACTCGCTGCGTTTTGAGGGGATTTGGGGCAACAATCACCATCTCTATGACCTTTGCGACGAAAACGGCATTTTACTCATGGTCGGCTGGAGCTGTCAGTGGGAATGGCCAGATTATCTGGGCATGGAACTGAAAATGAAGCCTGGCGACGAAAACTTACCTATCAATGAAGGCGTGGATCTGTACGCGGTAAAACTCACACCGCAGGAAGAGATTTTACTTTCCAACTACTTCCGCGACCAAGTCAAATGGCTGCGCAATCACCCGAGCATTTTCACGTGGGCGGGCGGCAGCGATGCCATGCCGAAGCCGTCGTTGGAAAAAATGTATCAGGAAACCCTAAAAAAATACGACCCCACGCGGGAGTTTTTGGTGTCGTCGGGGGCGTTTGTGAGCACTATTTCGGGCTCGTCGGGCATGAAAATGAACGGGCCGTACGAGTACGTGCCGCCGGTGTATTGGTACGAAGACAAAAAACTCGGTGGTGCCTACGGCTTCAATTCCGAGGTTGGCCCCGGCCCGCAAATCCCTCCCGTAGAAAGCATCAAAAAAATGATTCCCGAAGCGGATTTGTGGCCTGCTGATAATCCGATGTGGAATTATCATTCGGGAAGAAAAGACTTCAATACGATGGGTGTATACCTCAAAGCCCTCAACAACAAATACGGTACGCCCGCCAATTTGGACGACTTGGCCATGAAAGCGCAGTTGATGAACTATGAAGCGATTCGCCCGATGTTTGAAGCGCACGTCATCAATCGACCTACGTCTACGGGCGTGGTGCAGTGGATGCTCAATTCGCCTTGGCCCGAGTTTTACTGGCAGTTAT encodes:
- a CDS encoding glycoside hydrolase family 2 protein, translating into MQKIILKFNFIVVTVLALTSCGSKITIEDRALRDSWMIASSKEVAGDAKALSEKINASDKWYKATLPTTVLGALVDAGEYKDVFVGKNLEKVPRARFENNWWFRNTFTVDDFDAQKEQLRLLVEGINYRANFWVNGKQIATQDTLFGAFRQFDLDITQAAQKGENTLLVEIFPPKVRDFYMGYVDWAPTPPDHFMGIYRDIRLKRSGKVSLNAPFVAPDVDTKDLSKASLTVSTEVVNHGSEAKTVEVSGKIEDIAFKKTVKLAPNERQEVKFTPQEFAQLNLKNPRLWWPNGLGEPALYTLELEVNDQGTVQDNQTTKFGVRKIETALNDKGVRGYKVNGRDVLIKSAGWVDDLFLRYMPEKDAAQLRYVKEMNLNSLRFEGIWGNNHHLYDLCDENGILLMVGWSCQWEWPDYLGMELKMKPGDENLPINEGVDLYAVKLTPQEEILLSNYFRDQVKWLRNHPSIFTWAGGSDAMPKPSLEKMYQETLKKYDPTREFLVSSGAFVSTISGSSGMKMNGPYEYVPPVYWYEDKKLGGAYGFNSEVGPGPQIPPVESIKKMIPEADLWPADNPMWNYHSGRKDFNTMGVYLKALNNKYGTPANLDDLAMKAQLMNYEAIRPMFEAHVINRPTSTGVVQWMLNSPWPEFYWQLYDYYLMPTGAYYGTKKAGQPLNVVYDYFNRTLHVSNDTRTAIKDYQAEVKLLDQNSKVVFEQKQTFDVVENTVQKWLQLPALQGKNQVYFLSLKLKNAAGEVVADNFYWLPTKTDELDWKQYFWFYTPQKQYADFTALNTLPKVKLQTEKTVKEQGDEYEVAVKLTNPSDKVAFFIELELAKDAKGAAILPVFWTDNYVSLLPGETKTVSVKCYKKDADNKAPAVRVKGYNLEGSLAL